In Vanrija pseudolonga chromosome 4, complete sequence, a single window of DNA contains:
- the phoA gene encoding Alkaline phosphatase 4 encodes MVALGFSTAVAILAALATGANAQTFRRTAACPKLGCVFPPDQADFIAGQTFDIRIEVQAPVNGSEAYNGGVPDPSFTFQLSHDGGDLVDVTKFFSVEDPAVDKYNFTYYEDLFAQDNKAPTPVNVLSKSFRNVQLHKPGQYKAVLSYNNGQKTEANWEVLEFCEAKAKNVIFFVGDGMATSMISAARLLAHKTVNGKYKSKLKLDEAPAYGAQMTHSLDSFITDSANSASALFTGKKMTVNGLNAYTDSTGKAFANAKVETIFEMYRRITGGQVGIVSKAYIADATPAAVVTHTSQRSQYTSIIEQYLVGITGNYSWYPWQGVDLLFGGGAENFLPGPGNGNISQFDRWAKAGYQVGYTKTQLNAFNNDDRALAIFTRGNISTWLDQNVYKKTLDLAVTPDGKAGAYDQPGLKDMTIKAIDILSQRAKKRGTGWSLMSEAALIDKEMHVQDVDRALGDLLELDDTVRATLEHLEKIGELDETLVVVTADHGHGFDVYGSADTKFLKEQNSDRKKRNAVGVYQNSGLSAYTVPQGVSPTVHDEYAGPQGEGFPVTWDPRYAIAHGWAAFPDKREDFAINVDHERVPATKNASGYFFNPTDNLDGFAMTGNLDVSEGQGVHSLVDVPIYAWGPGHELFRGVMGNVDIAFRVAEALGLGKDYNATKPYTK; translated from the exons ATGGTCGCCCTCGGCTTCTCGACTGCCGtggccatcctcgccgcgctcgcgacggGCGCCAACGCCCAGACCTTCCGCCGTACCGCGGCGTGCCCCAAGCTCGGCTGTGTCTTCCCTCCCGACCAGGCCGACTTCATCGCCGGCC AGACCTTTGACATCCGTATCGAGGTCCAGGCGCCCGTCAACGGCTCCGAGGCTTACAACGGCGGTGTGCCCGACCCTTCGTTCACCTTCCAGCTCTCGCACGACGgtggcgacctcgtcgacgtgacCAAGTTCTTCTCGGTCGAGGACCCCGCTGTTGACAAGTACAACTTCACCTACTACGAGGACCTGTTCGCGCAGGACAACAAGGCGCCCACGCCCGTCAACGTTCTCTCCAAGTCGTTCCGCAACGTCCAGCTCCACAAGCCCGGCCAGTACAAGGCCGTGCTCTCGTACAACAATGGCCAGAAGACCGAGGCCAACTGGGAGGTCCTCGAGTTCtgcgaggccaaggccaagaacgTCATCTTCTTCGTCGGTGACGGCATGGCCACGTCCATGATCTCGGCTgcccgtctcctcgcccacAAGACGGTCAACGGCAAGTACAAgtccaagctcaagctcgacgaggccccCGCCTACGGTGCCCAGATGACccactcgctcgactcgttcatcaccgactcggccaactcggcctcggccctcTTCACCGGCAAGAAGATGACTGTCAACGGCCTCAACGCTTACACCGACTCGACCGGCAAGGCCTtcgccaacgccaaggtcgagacCATCTTCGAGATGTACCGCCGTATCACCGGTGGCCAGGTCGGCATCGTCTCCAAGGCGTACATTGCCGACGCTacccccgccgctgtcgtcacCCACACTTCGCAGCGTTCGCAGTACACCTCCATCATTGAGCAGTACCTCGTCGGTATCACCGGCAACTACTCGTGGTACCCCTGGCAGGGTGTTGACCTCCTcttcggcggtggtgccgagAACTTCCTCCCCGGCCCCGGCAACGGCAACATCTCGCAGTTCGACCGCTGGGCCAAGGCTGGCTACCAGGTCGGCTACACCAAGACTCAGCTCAACGCCttcaacaacgacgaccgtGCCCTCGCCATCTTCACCCGCGGCAACATCTCGACCTGGCTCGACCAGAACGTCTACAAGAagacgctcgacctcgccgtcacccCCGACGGCAAGGCCGGTGCCTACGACCAGCCCGGCCTCAAGGACATGACCATCAAGGCCATCGACATCCTCTCGCAGCGTGCCAAGAAGCGCGGCACCGGCTGGTCGCTCATGTCGGAGGCTGCCCTCATCGACAAGGAGATGCACGTGCAGGACGTTGACCGCGCCCTCGGtgatctcctcgagcttgacgacaCTGTCCGCGCTActctcgagcacctcgagaagattggcgagctcgacgagacccttgttgttgtcaccgccgaccacggccacggctTCGACGTCTACGGCTCGGCCGACACCAAGTTCCTCAAGGAGCAGAACTCGGACCGCAAGAAGCGcaacgccgtcggcgtgtaCCAGAACTCGGGTCTCTCGGCCTACACTGTGCCCCAGGGCGTCAGCCCCACCGTGCACGACGAGTACGCCGGCCCCCAGGGCGAGGGCTTCCCCGTCACCTGGGACCCCCGCTACGCCATTGCCCACGGCTGGGCCGCCTTCCCCGACAAGCGCGAGGACTTTGCCATCAACGTCGACCACGAGCGTGTCCCCGCCACCAAGAACGCCAGCGGCTACTTCTTCAACCCCACCGACAACCTCGATGGCTTTGCCATGACCGGCAACCTTGACGTCTCCGAGGGCCAGGGCGTtcactcgctcgtcgacgtccccATCTACGCCTGGGGCCCCGGCCACGAGCTCTTCCGCGGTGTCATGGGCAACGTTGACATTGCCTTCCGTGTCGCTGAGgctctcggcctcggcaaggacTACAACGCCACCAAGCCTTACACCAAGTAA
- the pho-4_0 gene encoding Phosphate-repressible phosphate permease pho-4, whose translation MAYLHQYDYIFAICLLFSALDAYNIGANDVANSFATSVSSKSLTMTQAVILAGICEFLGAVLVGAKVAGTIKNGIISLSAFKGNAGIEMLAFTCALACSATWLMIATRNSWPVSTTYSLVSALAGVGVALNGPKAVQWGWNNGKGLGTIFAGMAIAPSIAAGFGATVYLLTKYIVLVRKNAIKWGLAVAPVYFFTVTAVLTMSIVYKGSPSLKLDKLPKTTIALAIVLTSLVVAILSTIFWMPYVYCKVVRKDHTLKWYHFFLGPLLWSRKAPDAPADADHQFVPDYRIHTNGGHDSAAAAPATRTSSNGTEGHLESEEKVKDLEAGSADQPIRRNVPLAEVEQKDVKYGFRNPAPLEGLFILPSNLWKIVSQWIPYYLTRGILFDVHAAQVGQGADGERIHEMHASATVYDNEIEHMYSFLQVLTACTNSFAHGSNDVANAVGPFAAVYYVWSEGVITPKDTPTPTWILAFGGIWIVIGLATYGYNIMMALGNRLTMHSPSRGFSMELGSSITVLLASQYGIPVSTTMCIAGSTAGVGICSGGFKAVNWRAFGWILLGWVLTVPIAGTAAGCLLALFINAPHW comes from the exons ATGGCCTACCTCCACCAGTACGACTACATCTTCGCCATCTGTCTCCTCTTCTCGGCTCTTGACGCTTACAACATTGGTGCCAACGATGTCGCCAA CTCGTTCGCCACTTCGGTCTCGTCCAAGTCTCTTACCATGACTCAGgccgtcatcctcgccgGTATCTGCGAGTTCCTTGGCGCTGTCCTTGTCGGTGCCAAGGTCGCCGGCACCATCAAGAACGGTATCATCTCGCTCTCGGCCTTCAAGGGCAACGCCGGCATTGAGATGCTCGCCTTCACCTGCGCTCTTGCTTGCTCGGCTACCTGGCTCATGATCGCCACGCGCAACTCGTGGCCCGTCTCGACCACCTACTCGCTCGTCTCTGCCCTCGccggtgtcggtgtcgcgCTTAACGGCCCCAAGGCCGTCCAGTGGGGCTGGAACAACGGCAAGGGTCTCGGCACAATCTTTGCCGGCATGGCCATCGCCCCCtccatcgccgccggcttCGGTGCCACCGTCTACCTCCTCACCAAGTACATTGTCCTTGTCCGCAAGAACGCCATCAAGTGGggtctcgccgtcgcccccgtCTACTTCTTCACCGTGACCGCCGTCCTCACCATGTCGATCGTGTACAAGGGCTCGCCTtcgctcaagctcgacaagctcccTAAGACCACgatcgccctcgccatcgtgCTCACCTCGCTGGTTGTCGCCATCCTCTCCACCATCTTCTGGATGCCCTACGTCTACTGCAAGGTCGTCCGCAAGGACCACACCCTCAAGTGGTACCACTTCTTCCTCGGCCCTCTCCTCTGGAGCCGCAAGGCCCCcgacgcccccgccgacgccgaccaccaGTTCGTCCCCGACTACCGCATCCACACCAACGGCGGCCACGActcggccgctgccgcccccgctacccgcacctcgtcgaACGGCACTGAGGGCCACCTCGAGTCCGAGGAGAaggtcaaggacctcgaggccggctCTGCCGACCAGCCCATCCGCCGCAACGTCCcccttgccgaggtcgagcagaaGGACGTCAAGTACGGCTTCCGTAACCCCGCCCCTCTTGAGGGCCTCTTCATCCTCCCCTCCAACCTCTGGAAGATCGTCTCGCAGTGGATTCCCTACTACCTCACCCGTGGTATTCTCTTCGACGTTCACGCCGCCCAGGTCGGCCAGGGTGCCGATGGTGAACGCATCCACGAAATGcacgcctcggccaccgTCTACGACAACGAGATTGAGCACATGTACTCGTTCCTCCAGGTTCTCACTGCTTGCACCAACTCGTTCGCCCACGGCTCCAACGAtgtcgccaacgccgtcggCCCCTTCGCCGCTGTCTACTACGTCTGGTCGGAGGGTGTCATCACCCCCAAGGACACCCCTACCCCCACCTGGATTCTCGCCTTTGGTGGTATTTGGATTGTCATCGGTCTCGCTACCTACGGTTACAACATCATGATGGCCCTCGGCAACCGTCTTACCAtgcactcgccctcgcgtgGTTTCTCGATGGAGCTCGGCTCGTCCATCactgtcctcctcgcctcgcagtACGGTATCCCCGTCTCCACCACCATGTGCATTGCCGGTTCGACCGCTGGTGTCGGTATCTGCTCGGGTGGCTTCAAGGCCGTCAACTGGCGCGCGTTCGGCTGGATTCTTCTCGGTTGGGTTCTCACCGTCCCCATCGCCGGTACCGCTGCCGGCTgtctcctcgccctcttcaTCAACGCCCCTCACTGGTAA
- the sll1024_1 gene encoding UPF0187 protein, whose amino-acid sequence MSTTPTPRVQLSVDTAVNRDPSNSPVSPFPAPLSRHDTSHDTSHAHFVKDAGWDILKHRPHKTLFHWARALGATALARIWPILLFTGGWSTMVVLVNLKTSVPFHFPNTMITVLGVLLGLTLSYRTSSAYEKYSEGRRQWANITHASRTWARTVWFHSQGPDSCVPVPPEDPDERAKDEAKAVLEKKTSVRMALGFAVAMKHYLRGEEGVHYSDLYPLVSFIPSLGLPSGMAGADATLGQLPSLSAHDHGQHHHVELQRAENVPRFRFSDTWIARWVRRVFRPRKEAARRAQKRQSSADELDDAELGELGAQVGRQNIPLEVTVYMSMYLAALQRRKTLDVPTTNMLFGAINQLTDALANLERILTTPIPWSFNAHIWEVSWIYCLALPFQLYASNFKWITVPATVVTTYIVMGYASIAEEIENPFGYDKNDLNLGYFCREIIAKELDAITSTPFRDPSDWMFSTLNRPLGVWQPNAVKLADTSISELRGRLARGSVSWVPPSRKESLVSEPASIA is encoded by the exons atgtcgacgacgcctaCCCCGCGCGTCCAGCTGTCAGTCGACACGGCAGTGAACCGCGACCCGTCAAACTCGCCGGTGTCGCCCTTCCCGGCGCCTCTATCGCGGCACGACACCTCGCACGACACGTCGCACGCGCACTTTGTCAAAGATGCCGGGTGGGACATCCTCAAGCACCGTCCCCACAAGACACTGTTCCACTGGgcacgcgcgctcggcgcgaccgcTCTGGCGCGTATCTGGCCCATTTTGCTCTTCACCGGCGGCTGGAGCACCATGGTCGTGCTGGTCAACCTCAAGACGAGCGTGCCATTCCACTTCCCCAACACGATGATCACGGTGCTCGGTGTGTTGCTCGGTTTGACGCTCAGCTACCG cacgtcgtcggcgtacgaAAAGTACTCCGAAGGCCGTCGCCAGTGGGCCAACATCACGCACGCCTCGAGAACGTGGGCCCGCACTGTGTGGTTCCATT CACAAGGCCCCGACTCGTGCGTGCCCGTCCCGCCCGAAGACCCAGACGAGCGCGCAaaggacgaggccaaggccgtgCTGGAGAAGAAGACCTCGGTGCGCATGGCCCTCGGGTTCGCCGTCGCCATGAAGCACTacctgcgcggcgaggagggtgt GCACTATTCCGACCTGTACCCCCTCGTGTCGTTCATCccctcgctcggcctgccgTCAGGCAtggcgggcgccgacgcgacgctggGCCAGCTGCCCTCGCTCAGCGCGCACGACCACGGgcagcaccaccacgtcgagctgcagcgcgcgGAGAACGTGCCGCGGTTCCGTTTCTCGGACACGTGGATCGCGCGCTGGGTGCGGAGGGTGTTCCGCCCGCGCAAGGaagccgcgcggcgcgcgcagaagcgccagtcgagcgccgacgagctggatgatgccgagctcggcgagctgggcgcgcAGGTCGGGCGCCAGAACATCCCCCTCGAAGTCACAGTCTACATGAGCATGTACCTCGCTGCCCTGCAGCGGcgcaagacgctcgacgtgCCCACGACCAACATGCTCTTCGGGGCGATCAACCAGCTgaccgacgcgctcgccaacctcgagcGCATCCTGACCACGCCCATCCCGTGGAGCTTCAACGCGCACATCTGGGAGGTGTCGTGGATCTACTGCCTCGCGCTCCCGTTCCAGCTGTACGCGAGCAACTTCAAGTGGATCACGGTCCCCGCGACTGTGGTCACGACGTACATCGTCATGGGGTATGCTTCGATCGCGGAGGAGATTGAGAATCCGTTTGGGTACGACAAGAACGACCTCAACCTCGGCTACTTCTGCCGCGAGATCatcgccaaggagctcgacgccatcacgAGCACGCCGTTCCGCGACCCCTCAGACTGGATGTTCAGCACGCTCAACCGGCCACTTGGTGTCTGGCAGCCAAACGCCGTCAAGTTGGCGGATACTAGCATTAGCGAGCTGCGGGGCAGGCTGGCGAGGGGCTCGGTTAGCTGGGTGCCGCCGAGTCGCAAGGAGTCCCTCGTGTCCGAGCCCGCAAGCATCGCgtag
- the SPBC460.04c_4 gene encoding Putative alpha-ketoglutarate-dependent sulfonate dioxygenase: MAPIALTQTTREITEADLAASRAQIEAANVGQKGFTGFGVPPDAALRRYLKAGIDLSSGYPAYPRRPDVAGASVGEAHLRGGKPYVDPGTRADKDKKALFGAASAVRNLTKHIGTEIVGLQLADLTDTQRDELALLVAERGVVFFRDQDLSPHDQLALGKYLGDGAVHRDDSIANVPGFEDSLTVVWETARLYKRSFRNPWPEYDVGRGHGWHVDEIYQPVTLGYTHLYQDTVPDDSGDTLWASGYAAYDLLSPGLKKIVDGLTGIYKSQITYKPADSASGAEVPVLHRAPLVRTHPATGWKTLFTASRGLIGLEGFDKAESDVLIKYLNDVAENSIETQVRFHWTPGTSAIWDNRVVIHTIARDFDGERHGTRVSSLSDKPVFDPASKSRGEALGIAGWTTPAWDVEQFFKSGYSA; encoded by the exons atgGCCCCCATCGCCCTCACCCAAACGACGCGCGAAatcaccgaggccgacctcgcggcgtcgcgcgcgcagaTCGAGGCTGCCAACGTCGGCCAGAAGGGCTTCACGGGCTTCGGCGTGccccccgacgccgcgctgcgtCGCTACCTGAAAGCAGGCATCGACCTGTCGTCCGGATACCCGGCgtacccccgccgcccggacgtcgccggcgcgagcgtcggcgaggcgcaccTCCGTGGCGGGAAGCCGTATGTCGACCCTGGCACGCGCGCGGATAAGGACAAGAAGGCGCTCTTTGGCGCTGCGAGCGCGGTGCGCAACCTCACCAAGCATatcggg acgGAGATTGTCggcctccagctcgccgacctgaccgacacgcagcgcgacgagctcgccctcctcgtcgcggagcgcggcgtcgtcttcttccgcGACCAAGACCTCAGCCCGcacgaccagctcgcgctgggcaagtacctcggcgacggcgccgtgcaCCGCGACGACTCGATCGCCAACGTGCCCGGGTTCGAGGACAGCTTGACGGTCGTGTGGGAGACGGCGCGGCTGTACAAGCGGAGCTTTCGTAACCCGTGGCCCGAGTACGATGTTGGCCGCGGACACGGGtggcacgtcgacgagatcTACCAGCCTGTCACGCTGGGGTACACGCACCTGTACCAGGACACGGTGCCGGACGACTCGGGCGACACGCTCTGGGCGAGCGGGTATGCGGCGTATGACCTGCTGAGTCCTGGGCTCAAGAAGATTGTCGACGGACTGAC cggCATCTACAAGTCGCAGATCACGTACAAGCCCGCCGACAGCGCGTCCGGCGCTGAAGTCCCGGTGCtccaccgcgcgccgctggtgcGCACCCACCCCGCGACGGGGTGGAAGACGCTCTTCACCGCGTCGCGCGGGCTGatcggcctcgagggcttcgacaaggccgagtcggacgtGCTCATCAAGTATCTCAACGACGTGGCCGAGAACAGCATCGAGACGCAGGTGCGCTTCCACTGGACGCCGGGCACCAGCGCGATCTGGGACAACCGCGTCGTGATCCACACGATCGCGCGCGACTttgacggcgagcgccacggcacgcgcgtgtcgtcgctTTCTGACAAGCCCGTGTTCGACCCGGCGAGCAAgagccgcggcgaggcgctcggcatcgcggGGTGGACTACGCCCGCTTGGGACGTCGAGCAGTTCTTCAAGTCCGGGTACTCTGCGTAA